One stretch of Nitratiruptor tergarcus DSM 16512 DNA includes these proteins:
- a CDS encoding M48 family metallopeptidase produces the protein MLGVSILYGLYILIKIYISVMQAGFVAKAKDGKPVLMMPSKFFKAGRYAFKKEKIAIIESFVEYILFIFWMGFGLRWLDNVIDIDDPLIKSVVFIDLFFAINYIITLPFDIYQKFVLDEEFGFNKSTISLFIKDQLKIALLFLIFGSLIIYIVSWIIANVTNWWIWGFLFIFGVIILVNALYPTLIAPMFNKFKPLEDEELKKDIEELMQKSGFKANGVYVVDSSKRDTRLNAYFGGLGKTKRVVLFDTLVEKLSKNELLAVLGHELGHFKHKDIYKNILMMGVMFFALFYIFANLPTSLYQQAGIPADAPYSIIAMFLLLSPVFFFFFMPLINFVSRKNEFAADRYGSELGGRGNLRNALLKLVEENSHFPLSHPLYIFFYYSHPPILERLKALGFEEESEANEALKEECNLPHEN, from the coding sequence ATGCTTGGAGTAAGTATTCTCTATGGTCTCTATATTTTAATAAAAATTTATATATCAGTAATGCAGGCTGGGTTTGTCGCTAAAGCTAAAGATGGTAAGCCTGTTTTGATGATGCCGAGCAAATTTTTCAAAGCAGGGCGTTATGCCTTTAAAAAAGAAAAAATTGCCATAATAGAGAGTTTTGTGGAGTATATACTTTTTATTTTTTGGATGGGGTTTGGATTACGATGGCTCGATAATGTAATTGATATCGATGATCCACTTATAAAAAGTGTTGTATTTATTGATCTCTTTTTTGCAATCAACTACATTATTACACTACCATTTGATATTTATCAGAAATTTGTACTTGATGAGGAGTTTGGATTTAATAAATCTACTATTTCTCTTTTTATCAAAGATCAATTAAAAATAGCGCTTCTCTTTTTGATATTTGGATCTTTAATTATCTATATTGTAAGTTGGATAATAGCAAATGTTACAAACTGGTGGATCTGGGGATTTTTATTTATTTTTGGTGTTATTATTCTTGTCAATGCCCTCTATCCAACACTTATAGCACCAATGTTTAATAAATTTAAACCTTTGGAAGATGAAGAACTCAAAAAAGATATTGAAGAACTGATGCAAAAGAGTGGTTTTAAGGCAAATGGAGTATATGTTGTGGACTCAAGTAAACGCGATACGAGACTCAATGCTTATTTTGGGGGACTTGGTAAAACAAAAAGAGTAGTACTCTTTGATACTTTAGTAGAAAAACTTTCTAAAAATGAACTTCTTGCAGTTCTTGGTCATGAACTTGGCCATTTTAAGCATAAAGATATTTACAAAAATATTCTCATGATGGGTGTAATGTTCTTTGCTCTTTTTTATATATTTGCTAATTTACCAACATCCTTGTATCAACAAGCAGGTATTCCAGCAGATGCACCATATAGCATCATTGCTATGTTTTTGTTACTTAGTCCAGTATTTTTCTTTTTCTTTATGCCACTTATTAATTTTGTCAGTCGCAAAAACGAGTTTGCAGCAGATAGATATGGAAGTGAATTAGGAGGGAGAGGGAATTTACGGAATGCTTTGCTTAAACTTGTAGAAGAGAATAGTCACTTTCCTCTCTCACATCCACTCTATATCTTCTTTTACTATTCACATCCACCTATTTTAGAAAGGCTCAAAGCCTTAGGATTTGAAGAAGAGAGTGAAGCAAATGAGGCATTGAAAGAGGAGTGTAATCTTCCACATGAAAATTAG